The Octopus bimaculoides isolate UCB-OBI-ISO-001 chromosome 13, ASM119413v2, whole genome shotgun sequence genome includes a window with the following:
- the LOC106872505 gene encoding uncharacterized protein LOC106872505 encodes MMKLTIGGIIYLALMFHLGTGAVVNVEQKLSEETNIAAKALLEKKIEKIQVDRIFQNNVADIDTENNQLTTGESKYGDLQLGAVMSCSWRSNIGKCCSYLYYIKRLCVQLSVIGNGMFIEASRNGYTFKQKYLRGSGTMTFGYASGYLHLTLTVSVVRSSQNIKSCFRIVYNTGFHHYSSNLGCSNKGWHSNENRPVKNLSPNIKNPLDLQGFDIDQLYNDGYLDVIADRRTLSEVMVKDLRSDRTVENNVANMDSQNEQSVIKESEIGDLQVLILKCKWKKKAGHCSVLLNNLPWLYVNMTVVPTGIHFQLQLGVRPILDTYIRKYFSFLFCYLLKSMQLATD; translated from the exons ATGATGAAGCTGACAATTGGTGGCATCATATACTTGGCACTCATGTTCCATCTGGGAACAGGTGCTGTGGTGAACGTTGAACAGAAGTTAAGTGAAG AAACGAATATTGCTGCGAAGGCACTTttggagaaaaagatagagaagaTTCAGGTTGATCGAATCTTCCAGAATAACGTGGCAGATATCGATACTGAGAATAACCAATTGACCACTGGAGAATCCAAATACGGTGATTTGCAACTCGGAGCAGTAATGAGCTGTTCTTGGAGAAGTAACATAGGAAAATGTTGTTCATATCTGTATTATATCAAAAGAT tatgcGTTCAATTGTCAGTTATCGGAAACGGAATGTTTATAGAGGCGTCGCGAAATGGTTAcacatttaaacagaaatatctcA GAGGTTCAGGCACCATGACGTTCGGATATGCTTCTGGTTATCTACATCTGACGCTTACAGTCTCGGTAGTAAGATCCAGCCAAAATATCAAATCATGTTTCCGAATAGTCTATAATACTGGATTCCACCATTATTCATCGAATCTTGGTTGCAGCAACAAGGGCTGGCACTCCAATGAAAATCGCCCTGTGAAAAACTTGAGTCCAAATATTAAAAATCCCTTAGATTTACAAGGGTTTGATATTGACCAACTTTACAATGACGGATATCTCG ATGTAATTGCTGATAGAAGAACTCTTTCAGAAGTAATGGTAAAAGACTTACGTTCTGATAGAACGGTCGAGAATAATGTGGCGAATATGGATTCTCAAAATGAACAATCGGTCATTAAAGAATCAGAAATTGGAGATTTGCAGGTGTTAATTCTTAAgtgtaaatggaaaaaaaaagcaggacATTGTTCCGTATTATTAAATAATCTTCCATGGT TATATGTTAATATGACAGTAGTTCCAACTGGCATTCATTTTCAACTGCAATTAGGTGTGCGTCCAATTTTAGATACCTATATCcgtaagtatttttcttttcttttttgttatctacTAAAAAGCATGCAATTAGCAACTGACTAA